The sequence below is a genomic window from Rhodospirillales bacterium.
CCGATCCATTGATCTTTATGGAAACCATCCCATTAAGAGAAACCCGGAATTTTGTAAAACGGGTGTTTGAAAACCTTTGGGTGTACCGGGCGCGGCTGGGACAGGACGCGCCGTCGTTGGCTGCCCTTGCAGCGGGCCAATGGCCATCCTATGTAGGGTTAGACGAAACCCCACGCCTTTAAAACAAACCAACCGGAGGCCCCCATGGCCGGCATTGATGAAACCCGCACTTTTATTCCCATTGGCATCGCTGTCCTTACCATTTCGGACACCCGAACAGAAGCCAATGACGAATCCGGCGACACCTTGATTGCACGGCTGGAAGGCGTGGGCCACACCTTGGCTGCGCGCGCTGTCATCATTGATGATCCAGCACGCATTGCCAAACAGGTGACCGATTGGGCAAACAAAGATGGCATTGATGTCATCATCACCAATGGTGGCACCGGGGTCACCGGGCGTGATGTAACGCCTGAGGCGCTGCGCCCCCTGTTTGACAAAGAAATAGAAGGCTTCGGCGAATTATTCCGGATGATTTCCTATGACAAGGTCGGGACATCGACCATGCAGTCGCGCGCCCTTGGCGGATTGATTGGCAACACCTATGTCTTTGCCTTGCCGGGATCACCGTCCGCTTGTAAGGATGGCTGGGATGAAATTCTGAAATACCAACTGGATGCGCGCCATCGTCCCTGCAATCTGGTGGAACTGATGCCCCGTTTGATGGAACGCTAGGTTACGCCCTATTTCCATCTTTTGTTTCAAGCGCCGTGTTAATGGTCTTGAGCTCTGAACGAATGGCCGATAATTCTTTTTGCATCAAGGCCGCTTCCTCGGCGCGCGCTGCTTCCAATAGGGCTCTTTCTTCTTGATGTTCTTCATCGCTTTGGGCCTGCATGGCGGAAACGATGATGGCGATAAACAGGTTCAGCATGGTGAACGTGGCAATCAGGATAAACGGCACAAAAAATGTC
It includes:
- the moaB gene encoding molybdenum cofactor biosynthesis protein B codes for the protein MAGIDETRTFIPIGIAVLTISDTRTEANDESGDTLIARLEGVGHTLAARAVIIDDPARIAKQVTDWANKDGIDVIITNGGTGVTGRDVTPEALRPLFDKEIEGFGELFRMISYDKVGTSTMQSRALGGLIGNTYVFALPGSPSACKDGWDEILKYQLDARHRPCNLVELMPRLMER